A genomic window from Glycine max cultivar Williams 82 chromosome 17, Glycine_max_v4.0, whole genome shotgun sequence includes:
- the LOC102664936 gene encoding protein MAIN-LIKE 1-like — MVKTRGLGCDVGRVVGRGLGKGNGDDSDGAPQRRRLTASTRRQRVPVIVTDDVAAVPTDSPVVPEAEPVVVGDESMVDAGTQDTGSETDSQDIGAEDAADEAEGFPGGPRDPSMLTEYAEHVAASLWSGEERLELKLSSHGRKVHKLGMPVPTIEEMVARTRLSHLIACLVDTGDRGLIFSFVERWHRETSTFHLPVGEVSITLDDITSLFHLSIVGDFHAFQPLHINEAMLMLVELLMVSPEVVMAKTSATHVHVVFLDALRDLTQTRRYVWGAVGLVHMYNRLNDASISISRQVAVAECNADPNYDEVSPRACRWIATKKIVKKISTAMYRQRLDHLRIPNVCWMPYAEHRSVQEFHLISCFSGQLRWGPVVVRYRPKRVMRQFRYVQCIPAHPVDSWVSFDDVDDRWTHYSDHLAPAGDICVMPLQCAPDYID; from the exons ATGGTTAAGACTAGAGGATTAGGTTGTGATGTAGGTAGGGTTGTTGGAAGAGGTCTAGGGAAAGGGAATGGTGATGATTCTGATGGTGCTCCCCAGCGTCGAAGGCTGACCGCATCAACACGCAGGCAACGGGTACCTGTCATTGTTACCGATGATGTGGCTGCGGTACCTACGGACTCACCTGTAGTACCAGAGGCTGAGCCTGTTGTAGTTGGCGATGAGTCGATGGTAGATGCTGGCACACAAGACACCGGTTCAGAGACTGACTCACAGGATATCGGTGCAGAGGATGCTGCAGATGAGGCTGAGGGATTTCCTGGTGGACCCAGGGACCCATCAATGCTTACGGAGTATGCTGAGCATGTTGCAGCCAGCTTATGGTCTGGAGaa gaacgTCTTGAGTTGAAGTTATCCTCCCATGGGAGGAAGGTGCATAAATTAGGCATGCCTGTTCCTACAATTGAAGAGATGGTTGCTAGGACAAGATTAAGTCATCTGATCGCGTGTTTAGTAGACACCGGCGATCGGGGACTTATATTCTCGTTTGTCGAGAGGTGGCATCGGGAGACGAGCACTTTCCATCTTCCAGTAGGGGAAGTATCCATCACGTTGGACGACATCACGTCTCTTTTTCATCTGTCGATCGTTGGCGACTTCCATGCCTTCCAGCCTCTACACATCAACGAGGCGATGCTGATGTTGGTTGAGTTACTGATGGTCTCACCAGAGGTAGTCATGGCCAAGACA agtgcaacccATGTTCATGTTGTGTTCTTAGACGCCCTACGTGACCTCACTCAGACTAGGAGGTATGTATGGGGAGCTGTTGGCCTCGTCCATATGTACAATCGACTTAATGATGCTAGTATCAGCATCAGCCGACAGGTTGCTG TTGCAGAGTGCAATGCTGATCCGAACTACGACGAGGTGTCACCACGTGCGTGTCGGTGGATTGCCACAAAGAAGATTGTGAAGAAGATATCTACGGCGATGTACAGGCAGCGCCTGGATCATCTCAGGATTCCAAATGTTTGCTGGATGCCATATGCGGAGCACCGATCGGTCCAGGAGTTTCATCTGATTTCATGTTTCTCAGGACAACTCCGTTGGGGGCCTGTTGTTGTCAGATACAGACCGAAGAGGGTTATGCGTCAGTTCAGATACGTCCAGTGCATTCCTGCACACCCTGTCGATTCATGGGTGTCATTTGATGACGTAGACGATAGGTGGACGCATTACTCAGACCATCTGGCGCCAGCAGGTGACATATGTGTTATGCCACTTCAGTGTGCACCCGACTACATCGACTAG
- the LOC100788923 gene encoding protein S-acyltransferase 24 isoform X2, translating to MSSEIEVVEEVQSRDEQSGAEESLRNDVYTAAAYGDLERLQRLVEQEGCPVSEPDGLGYYALQWAALNNRTAAAQYIIEHGGDVNATDHTGQTALHWSAVRGAIQAAELLLQEGARVSAADMNGYQTTHVAAQYGQTAFLYHIVSKWNADPDVPDNDGRSPLHWAAYKGFADSIRLLLFLDAHRGRQDTGGCTPLHWAAIRGNLEACTVLVQAGKKEDLMLADNTGLTPAQLASDKNHRQVAFFLGNARRLLDKRCDGNSRLGKISKLGLAPVLWCIILVLLVTYIHSVILATKMPKLTAAAGLLAWFGVFLASVGLVMFYRCSSKDPGYIRMNMHDNQDTKDDEPLLKIEINNPALLAGNWSQLCATCKIVRPLRAKHCSTCDRCVEQFDHHCPWVSNCIGKKNKWDFFVFLVLEVLAMLVTGGVCLTRVLTDPLAPHSFGAWIQYVANNHIGAISFLIADFFLFFGVFTLTVVQASQISRNITTNEMANAMRYSYLRGPGGRFRNPYDHGIKKNCSDFLINGYNEDVECIEELGNSEEGIGMMHMARSSNLANGDSHTHTEYARGNGNGHHAINVDSNSNSTNSKIHHGHINGHVHSSHCSHNNHGKTRNDNVPLGLGLGLGRNRSVTASS from the exons ATGTCGTCCGAGATCGAGGTTGTCGAGGAGGTGCAGTCCCGCGACGAGCAATCGGGGGCGGAGGAGAGCCTCCGTAATGACGTGTACACGGCGGCGGCTTACGGGGATTTGGAGAGGCTGCAGAGATTGGTGGAGCAAGAGGGTTGCCCCGTCTCCGAGCCCGACGGTTTGGGCTACTACGCGCTTCAGTGGGCCGCACTTAACAACCGCACTGCCGCTGCTCAGTACATCATTGAG CATGGGGGAGATGTAAATGCAACAGATCATACTGGTCAGACGGCCTTACATTGGAGTGCGGTTCGGGGTGCTATTCAGGCTGCAGAGCTTTTACTCCAGGAGGGTGCTCGAGTGAGTGCTGCCGATATGAATGGATATCAG ACAACACATGTTGCTGCACAATATGGTCAGACAGCTTTCCTTTACCACATTGTTTCAAAATGGAATGCTGACCCTGATGTTCCTGATAATGATGGAAGAAGCCCCTTGCATTG GGCTGCATACAAAGGTTTTGCCGATTCTATACGTCTTCTGTTATTTCTTGATGCACACAGGGGACGTCAAGATACGGGGG GTTGCACTCCTCTTCATTGGGCTGCTATTAGGGGCAACTTGGAGGCCTGTACCGTGCTAGTACAGGCTGGCAAGAAGGAAGATCTTATGCTGGCTGATAATACAGGCCTGACTCCGGCACAGCTTGCTTCTGATAAGAATCACAGACAAGTTGCTTTTTTCCTT GGAAATGCCCGAAGGTTGCTTGACAAACGCTGTGACGGGAACAGCCGCCTTGGAAAGATTTCCAAATTAGGACTTGCTCCCGTCCTTTGGTGCATAATTCTTGTGCTATTGGTTACGTATATTCATTCAGTCATCTTGG CAACAAAAATGCCAAAGCTGACAGCTGCAGCTGGCCTTCTTGCATGGTTTGGAGTTTTTCTTGCAAGTGTTGGTTTGGTGATGTTTTACAGGTGTAGCAG CAAGGATCCTGGTTATATCAGGATGAATATGCATGACAATCAGGATACAAAAGATGAC GAGCCTCTCTTGAAGATTGAGATAAATAATCCTGCTTTGCTAGCTGGAAATTGGTCCCAGCTTTGTGCAACATGCAAG ATTGTCAGGCCTCTTCGAGCAAAACACTGTTCCACCTGTGATCGTTGTGTGGAACAATTTGATCACCATTGTCCTTGGGTATCCAATTGCATCGGCAAG AAGAACAAATGggatttctttgtttttcttgttcttgaagTTCTGGCAATGTTGGTTACTGGTGGAGTTTGTCTTACAA GAGTGTTAACTGATCCACTTGCACCTCATTCATTTGGGGCATGGATTCAGTATGTTGCTAACAATCACATTGGTGCAATATCATTTCTAATAGCCgattttttcctcttctttggTGTGTTTACTTTGACAGTTGTGCAGGCTAGTCAG ATATCACGCAATATTACAACAAATGAAATGGCAAATGCAATGCGGTATAGTTACCTCAGAGGTCCAGGTGGTAGATTTAGAAACCCATATGATCATGGTATCAAGAAGAACTGTTCTGATTTCTTGATCAATGGTTACAACGAAGACGTTGAGTGCATTGAAGAATTAGGTAACTCAGAGGAGGGTATAGGAATGATGCATATGGCAAGAAGCTCGAACTTGGCAAATGGAGACTCGCACACCCATACTGAATATGCAAGAGGCAATGGAAATGGCCATCATGCTATTAATGTGGATTCCAATTCCAACAGTACCAACTCCAAAATACATCATGGTCATATTAATGGTCATGTTCATTCTTCGCATTGTAGCCATAATAACCATGGCAAAACCAGAAATGACAACGTTCCCTTGGGCTTGGGTCTTGGCCTTGGACGGAACAGATCTGTTACAGCCTCATCATGA
- the LOC100788923 gene encoding protein S-acyltransferase 24 isoform X3 codes for MNGYQTTHVAAQYGQTAFLYHIVSKWNADPDVPDNDGRSPLHWAAYKGFADSIRLLLFLDAHRGRQDTGVFIFLIRSGCTPLHWAAIRGNLEACTVLVQAGKKEDLMLADNTGLTPAQLASDKNHRQVAFFLGNARRLLDKRCDGNSRLGKISKLGLAPVLWCIILVLLVTYIHSVILATKMPKLTAAAGLLAWFGVFLASVGLVMFYRCSSKDPGYIRMNMHDNQDTKDDEPLLKIEINNPALLAGNWSQLCATCKIVRPLRAKHCSTCDRCVEQFDHHCPWVSNCIGKKNKWDFFVFLVLEVLAMLVTGGVCLTRVLTDPLAPHSFGAWIQYVANNHIGAISFLIADFFLFFGVFTLTVVQASQISRNITTNEMANAMRYSYLRGPGGRFRNPYDHGIKKNCSDFLINGYNEDVECIEELGNSEEGIGMMHMARSSNLANGDSHTHTEYARGNGNGHHAINVDSNSNSTNSKIHHGHINGHVHSSHCSHNNHGKTRNDNVPLGLGLGLGRNRSVTASS; via the exons ATGAATGGATATCAG ACAACACATGTTGCTGCACAATATGGTCAGACAGCTTTCCTTTACCACATTGTTTCAAAATGGAATGCTGACCCTGATGTTCCTGATAATGATGGAAGAAGCCCCTTGCATTG GGCTGCATACAAAGGTTTTGCCGATTCTATACGTCTTCTGTTATTTCTTGATGCACACAGGGGACGTCAAGATACGGGGG tttttattttccttattcGTTCAGGTTGCACTCCTCTTCATTGGGCTGCTATTAGGGGCAACTTGGAGGCCTGTACCGTGCTAGTACAGGCTGGCAAGAAGGAAGATCTTATGCTGGCTGATAATACAGGCCTGACTCCGGCACAGCTTGCTTCTGATAAGAATCACAGACAAGTTGCTTTTTTCCTT GGAAATGCCCGAAGGTTGCTTGACAAACGCTGTGACGGGAACAGCCGCCTTGGAAAGATTTCCAAATTAGGACTTGCTCCCGTCCTTTGGTGCATAATTCTTGTGCTATTGGTTACGTATATTCATTCAGTCATCTTGG CAACAAAAATGCCAAAGCTGACAGCTGCAGCTGGCCTTCTTGCATGGTTTGGAGTTTTTCTTGCAAGTGTTGGTTTGGTGATGTTTTACAGGTGTAGCAG CAAGGATCCTGGTTATATCAGGATGAATATGCATGACAATCAGGATACAAAAGATGAC GAGCCTCTCTTGAAGATTGAGATAAATAATCCTGCTTTGCTAGCTGGAAATTGGTCCCAGCTTTGTGCAACATGCAAG ATTGTCAGGCCTCTTCGAGCAAAACACTGTTCCACCTGTGATCGTTGTGTGGAACAATTTGATCACCATTGTCCTTGGGTATCCAATTGCATCGGCAAG AAGAACAAATGggatttctttgtttttcttgttcttgaagTTCTGGCAATGTTGGTTACTGGTGGAGTTTGTCTTACAA GAGTGTTAACTGATCCACTTGCACCTCATTCATTTGGGGCATGGATTCAGTATGTTGCTAACAATCACATTGGTGCAATATCATTTCTAATAGCCgattttttcctcttctttggTGTGTTTACTTTGACAGTTGTGCAGGCTAGTCAG ATATCACGCAATATTACAACAAATGAAATGGCAAATGCAATGCGGTATAGTTACCTCAGAGGTCCAGGTGGTAGATTTAGAAACCCATATGATCATGGTATCAAGAAGAACTGTTCTGATTTCTTGATCAATGGTTACAACGAAGACGTTGAGTGCATTGAAGAATTAGGTAACTCAGAGGAGGGTATAGGAATGATGCATATGGCAAGAAGCTCGAACTTGGCAAATGGAGACTCGCACACCCATACTGAATATGCAAGAGGCAATGGAAATGGCCATCATGCTATTAATGTGGATTCCAATTCCAACAGTACCAACTCCAAAATACATCATGGTCATATTAATGGTCATGTTCATTCTTCGCATTGTAGCCATAATAACCATGGCAAAACCAGAAATGACAACGTTCCCTTGGGCTTGGGTCTTGGCCTTGGACGGAACAGATCTGTTACAGCCTCATCATGA
- the LOC100790510 gene encoding prostatic spermine-binding protein translates to MEVQSLSFENNILWVGSFVEALVLDTFLATAKSLACFVILTGSLLTDVNNLVSPMVDGRFPLDQLCKGKHTSEENKDASDTEDDDDDDNVNDGEDDNDDEEDEDFSGDDGGEEADSDDDPEANGGGGSDDDDGDDDEDDDNDEDDGDEDDEDEGDDDEDEESPQPPSKKRK, encoded by the exons ATGGAGGTTCAAAGTCTCAGCTTTGAGAATAACATTTTGTGGGTTGGCTCTTTTGTGGAGGCTTTGGTGCTTGACACTTTCCTTGCCACTGCCAAATCTCTTGCTTGCTTTGTCATCTTG ACTGGATCTCTCCTTACGGATGTCAATAATTTAGTGTCACCGATGGTGGATGGAAG GTTTCCTTTAGACCAACTGTGCAAGGGAAAACATACTtctgaagaaaacaaggatgcTAGTGATACagaggatgatgatgatgatgacaatgTGAATGATGGAGAGGACGACAATGATGACGAAGAAGACGAGGATTTCTCTGGTGATGATGGCGGGGAAGAagctgattctgatgatgatccTGAGGCCAACGGTGGAGGTGGGAGTGATGATGACGATGGGGATGATGACGAGGACgatgataatgatgaagatgatggagatgaagatgatgaagatgaaggggatgatgatgaagatgaggaGTCTCCACAACCACCTTCTAAGAAGAGGAAATGA
- the LOC100789981 gene encoding triphosphate tunnel metalloenzyme 3 — translation MEVEVKLRLADANAHRHVTTLLSPFHVITHRQQNLFFDGAASELSARRAVLRLRFYGDDERCVASLKARAVLVDGVSRVEEDEEDLDPSIGRECVAEPAKLGSVESRVLKRVQEEFGTEKGLVGLGGFGNLRSVYDWKGLKLEVDETSFDFGTLYEIECESSDPERAKRLLEEFLKENEINYSYSTASKFAIFRSGKLP, via the coding sequence ATGGAGGTCGAAGTCAAGCTGCGTCTCGCCGACGCCAACGCCCACCGCCACGTCACCACTCTACTCTCCCCCTTTCACGTCATCACCCACCGCCAGCAGAACCTCTTCTTCGACGGCGCCGCCTCCGAGCTCTCCGCGCGCCGCGCCGTCCTCCGCCTCCGCTTCTACGGCGACGACGAGCGCTGCGTCGCTTCGCTGAAGGCGCGGGCGGTGCTGGTGGACGGCGTGAGCCGCGTGGAGGAGGACGAGGAGGATCTGGACCCAAGCATCGGGCGCGAATGCGTGGCGGAGCCGGCGAAGTTGGGGTCGGTGGAGTCTAGGGTTTTGAAGAGGGTGCAAGAGGAATTTGGAACTGAAAAAGGATTGGTGGGGTTGGGAGGGTTTGGGAATTTGAGGAGTGTGTATGATTGGAAGGGTTTGAAATTGGAGGTGGATGAAACCAGTTTTGATTTTGGAACACTCTATGAGATCGAATGCGAGAGTTCTGATCCTGAAAGAGCTAAACGCCTCCTTGAGGAGTTCTTGAAGGAGAATGAAATCAATTATTCTTACTCCACTGCCTCCAAATTCGCCATCTTTCGATCTGGGAAACTGCCTTAG
- the LOC100788923 gene encoding protein S-acyltransferase 24 isoform X1 yields MSSEIEVVEEVQSRDEQSGAEESLRNDVYTAAAYGDLERLQRLVEQEGCPVSEPDGLGYYALQWAALNNRTAAAQYIIEHGGDVNATDHTGQTALHWSAVRGAIQAAELLLQEGARVSAADMNGYQTTHVAAQYGQTAFLYHIVSKWNADPDVPDNDGRSPLHWAAYKGFADSIRLLLFLDAHRGRQDTGVFIFLIRSGCTPLHWAAIRGNLEACTVLVQAGKKEDLMLADNTGLTPAQLASDKNHRQVAFFLGNARRLLDKRCDGNSRLGKISKLGLAPVLWCIILVLLVTYIHSVILATKMPKLTAAAGLLAWFGVFLASVGLVMFYRCSSKDPGYIRMNMHDNQDTKDDEPLLKIEINNPALLAGNWSQLCATCKIVRPLRAKHCSTCDRCVEQFDHHCPWVSNCIGKKNKWDFFVFLVLEVLAMLVTGGVCLTRVLTDPLAPHSFGAWIQYVANNHIGAISFLIADFFLFFGVFTLTVVQASQISRNITTNEMANAMRYSYLRGPGGRFRNPYDHGIKKNCSDFLINGYNEDVECIEELGNSEEGIGMMHMARSSNLANGDSHTHTEYARGNGNGHHAINVDSNSNSTNSKIHHGHINGHVHSSHCSHNNHGKTRNDNVPLGLGLGLGRNRSVTASS; encoded by the exons ATGTCGTCCGAGATCGAGGTTGTCGAGGAGGTGCAGTCCCGCGACGAGCAATCGGGGGCGGAGGAGAGCCTCCGTAATGACGTGTACACGGCGGCGGCTTACGGGGATTTGGAGAGGCTGCAGAGATTGGTGGAGCAAGAGGGTTGCCCCGTCTCCGAGCCCGACGGTTTGGGCTACTACGCGCTTCAGTGGGCCGCACTTAACAACCGCACTGCCGCTGCTCAGTACATCATTGAG CATGGGGGAGATGTAAATGCAACAGATCATACTGGTCAGACGGCCTTACATTGGAGTGCGGTTCGGGGTGCTATTCAGGCTGCAGAGCTTTTACTCCAGGAGGGTGCTCGAGTGAGTGCTGCCGATATGAATGGATATCAG ACAACACATGTTGCTGCACAATATGGTCAGACAGCTTTCCTTTACCACATTGTTTCAAAATGGAATGCTGACCCTGATGTTCCTGATAATGATGGAAGAAGCCCCTTGCATTG GGCTGCATACAAAGGTTTTGCCGATTCTATACGTCTTCTGTTATTTCTTGATGCACACAGGGGACGTCAAGATACGGGGG tttttattttccttattcGTTCAGGTTGCACTCCTCTTCATTGGGCTGCTATTAGGGGCAACTTGGAGGCCTGTACCGTGCTAGTACAGGCTGGCAAGAAGGAAGATCTTATGCTGGCTGATAATACAGGCCTGACTCCGGCACAGCTTGCTTCTGATAAGAATCACAGACAAGTTGCTTTTTTCCTT GGAAATGCCCGAAGGTTGCTTGACAAACGCTGTGACGGGAACAGCCGCCTTGGAAAGATTTCCAAATTAGGACTTGCTCCCGTCCTTTGGTGCATAATTCTTGTGCTATTGGTTACGTATATTCATTCAGTCATCTTGG CAACAAAAATGCCAAAGCTGACAGCTGCAGCTGGCCTTCTTGCATGGTTTGGAGTTTTTCTTGCAAGTGTTGGTTTGGTGATGTTTTACAGGTGTAGCAG CAAGGATCCTGGTTATATCAGGATGAATATGCATGACAATCAGGATACAAAAGATGAC GAGCCTCTCTTGAAGATTGAGATAAATAATCCTGCTTTGCTAGCTGGAAATTGGTCCCAGCTTTGTGCAACATGCAAG ATTGTCAGGCCTCTTCGAGCAAAACACTGTTCCACCTGTGATCGTTGTGTGGAACAATTTGATCACCATTGTCCTTGGGTATCCAATTGCATCGGCAAG AAGAACAAATGggatttctttgtttttcttgttcttgaagTTCTGGCAATGTTGGTTACTGGTGGAGTTTGTCTTACAA GAGTGTTAACTGATCCACTTGCACCTCATTCATTTGGGGCATGGATTCAGTATGTTGCTAACAATCACATTGGTGCAATATCATTTCTAATAGCCgattttttcctcttctttggTGTGTTTACTTTGACAGTTGTGCAGGCTAGTCAG ATATCACGCAATATTACAACAAATGAAATGGCAAATGCAATGCGGTATAGTTACCTCAGAGGTCCAGGTGGTAGATTTAGAAACCCATATGATCATGGTATCAAGAAGAACTGTTCTGATTTCTTGATCAATGGTTACAACGAAGACGTTGAGTGCATTGAAGAATTAGGTAACTCAGAGGAGGGTATAGGAATGATGCATATGGCAAGAAGCTCGAACTTGGCAAATGGAGACTCGCACACCCATACTGAATATGCAAGAGGCAATGGAAATGGCCATCATGCTATTAATGTGGATTCCAATTCCAACAGTACCAACTCCAAAATACATCATGGTCATATTAATGGTCATGTTCATTCTTCGCATTGTAGCCATAATAACCATGGCAAAACCAGAAATGACAACGTTCCCTTGGGCTTGGGTCTTGGCCTTGGACGGAACAGATCTGTTACAGCCTCATCATGA
- the LOC100791556 gene encoding probable tRNA N6-adenosine threonylcarbamoyltransferase codes for MKRMIALGFEGSANKIGVGVVTLDGTILSNPRHTYITPPGQGFLPRETAQHHLQHVLPLVKSALEVAQIAPQDIDCLCYTKGPGMGAPLQVSAIVVRVLSQLWKKPIVAVNHCVAHIEMGRIVTGADDPVVLYVSGGNTQVIAYSEGRYRIFGETIDIAVGNCLDRFARVLTLSNDPSPGYNIEQLAKKGEKFIDLPYTVKGMDVSFSGILSYIEATAAEKLKNNECTPADLCYSLQETLFAMLVEITERAMAHCDTKDVLIVGGVGCNERLQEMMRIMCSERGGRLFATDDRYCIDNGAMIAYTGLLEFAHGASTPLEDSTFTQRFRTDEVKAIWREANLENLNGLAEKSI; via the exons ATGAAGAGAATGATAGCGTTGGGATTTGAGGGTTCAGCAAACAAGATTGGTGTTGGGGTAGTGACCTTAGATGGCACAATTCTGTCAAACCCACGCCACACATACATCACCCCTCCTGGTCAAGGCTTTCTTCCCAGAGAGACAGCACAGCACCACCTACAACACGTTCTTCCCCTCGTCAAATCCGCTTTGGAAGTCGCACAAATCGCTCCGCAGGACATTGACTGCCTCTGCTACACCAAGGGTCCCGGCATGGGAGCTCCTTTGCAAGTCTCCGCCATTGTTGTCCGTGTTCTCTCACAGCTTTGGAAGAAGCCGATTGTTGCTGTCAATCACTGCGTGGCACACATCGAGATGGGAAGGATTGTAACCGGTGCTGATGACCCTGTTGTCTTGTATGTTAGTGGTGGCAACACTCAAGTCATTGCTTACAGCGAGGGGCGTTATAGAATCTTTGGAGAAACTATTGACATTGCTGTGGGGAATTGCTTGGATCGCTTTGCAAGGGTCTTGACGCTTTCCAATGATCCAAGCCCCGGATATAACATTGAGCAG CTtgcaaaaaaaggagagaagttTATAGACCTGCCTTATACTGTTAAAGGGATGGATGTATCTTTTAGTGGAATATTGAGCTATATTGAAGCAACCGCTGCTGAAAAGCTAAAGAATAATGAGTGCACTCCTGCGGACTTGTGCTACTCTCTGCAG GAGACACTGTTTGCCATGCTTGTGGAGATAACGGAGCGGGCTATGGCTCATTGTGACACGAAAGATGTGCTTATAGTTGGTGGTGTAGGTTGCAATGAGCGGTTGCAAGAGATGATGAGAATCATGTGCTCTGAACGCGGCGGAAGATTGTTTGCCACCGATGATAGATATTGCATTGATAATGGAGCAATGATAGCTTATACTGGCCTCCTTGAATTTGCTCATGGTGCATCAACTCCACTAGAGGATTCTACGTTCACCCAGCGGTTCCGGACAGATGAAGTGAAAGCAATATGGAGAGAAGCAAATTTGGAAAATTTGAATGGGCTTGCAGAGAAGAGTATTTGA
- the LOC100789450 gene encoding uncharacterized protein isoform X1: MTMEELSSLSSVERNIHIASVLEAMAVDTIFAAAKSLLCFSILTGSLLTDINHSVSPKLTPMDGRFAFDDLCKGKHTYRLNKDASDSDEDEDEEDDHDTNDQNDEEGDEDFSGEGEEEADPEDDPEANGAGGSNDDDDSDEDDDDDNDGDDDGEDEDEKEGEDEEDEEEVPQPPTKKRK; the protein is encoded by the exons ATGACTATGGAGGAGCTATCTTCTCTTAGCTCGGTGGAGAGGAACATTCACATAGCCTCTGTCCTGGAAGCCATGGCGGTGGACACTATTTTCGCCGCTGCCAAATCTCTCCTTTGCTTCTCCATTCTG ACTGGATCTCTGCTGACTGACATCAATCATTCAGTGTCCCCAAAATTGACCCCAATGGATGGAAG ATTTGCTTTTGATGATCTCTGCAAGGGAAAACATACTTATCGTTTAAACAAGGATGCTAGTGATTCAGATGAGGACGAGGATGAAGAAGACGATCATGACACAAATGATCAGAATGATGAGGAAGGAGATGAAGACTTCTCAGGTGAAGGTGAGGAAGAGGCTGACCCTGAGGATGATCCTGAGGCCAATGGTGCAGGAGGaagtaatgatgatgatgatagtgatgaagatgatgatgacgacaacgatggtgatgatgatggagaagatgaggatgagaaagagggtgaagacgaagaagatgaagaggagGTTCCACAACCACCTACTAAGAAGAGGAAGTGA
- the LOC100791032 gene encoding uncharacterized protein LOC100791032 (The RefSeq protein has 3 substitutions compared to this genomic sequence) encodes MEKSGKRVLLTSNGDDISQGIAFHLVKQGCRLVLLGDQNSLRSIANKIMDSLSLADRGTVQVVGLDMEDQSESTFHHSVDKACQILGKLDAFVNCYAYEGKMQDHLELAESEFKKIVKINFMAAWFLLKAVGRKMREFNTGGSIVFLTSIVGAERGLYPGAAAYASALAGVQQLVRASALEIGKYQVRVNAISRGLHLHDEFPLSVGKERAEKFVKDAAPLERWLDVKNDLASTVIYLIREGSRYMTGTTIYVEGAQSITRPRMRSFM; translated from the exons atggagaAGTCAGGGAAGAGAGTGTTGCTTACCTCCAACGGCGACGACATTTCTCAAGGCATTGCCTTCCATTTGGTGAAGCAAGGGTGCAG GTTGGTTTTGCTGGGAGATCAGAATTCCCTGCGGAGCATCGCGAACAAAATCATGGATTCCCTCTCCCTCGCAGACAGAGGCACCGTGCAGGTCGTTGGATTGGACATGGAGGATCAAAGCGAATCGACTTTCCATCATTCCGTGGATAAAGCGTGCCAGATTTTGGGGAAATTGGATGCGTTTGTCAACTGCTACGCTTACGAAG GAAAAATGCAAGATCATCTTGAGTTAGCTGAGAGTGAGTTCAAGAAAATAGTGAAGATTAATTTTATGGCTGCGTGGTTTCTATTAAAAGCTGTTGGGCGAAAGATGCGGGAGTTCAACACCGGGGGCTCCATCGTCTTTTTAACCTCCATAGTTGGTGCTGAAAGGGGGCTTTATCCAGGTGCTGCTGCATATGCCTCTGCCTTGGCTGGAGTGCAGCAGTTAGTTAGG GCTTCGGCTTTGGAGATAGGGAAGTACCAGGTCAGAGTTAATGCAATTTCTCGTGGCCTGCACCTGCATGATGAATTCCCATTATCCGTGGGAAAGGAAAGGGCAGAAAAATTTGTGAAGGATGCAGCACCACTTGAGAGATGGCTTGATGTTAAGAATGATCTGGCTTCTACAGTCATCTACCTAATCAGTGATGGATCACGCTACATGACTGGAACAACCATATATGTTGATGGGGCACAGTCTATAACCAGGCCTCGGATGCGATCCTTTATGTGA